A stretch of the Sulfurimonas sp. HSL-1656 genome encodes the following:
- the glgP gene encoding alpha-glucan family phosphorylase: MILHDYDFDPKYAKPVAYFSMEFAIHQALKIYSGGLGFLAGSHMRSAYDLRQNMVGVGILWSYGYYDQGRHEDRSLKINFIRKHYYFLKDLGICATVKIHGQDVHIKAYYLPPDIFSSAPVVLLSTDIPENDFLARTITHKLYDANEETRISQEIVLGIGGVKVLESLKHSVDIYHLNEGHALPLAYELYKRYGTLDELKQHVAFTTHTPEAAGNEEHNIHLLHRFGFFNGLSLEEVRQVTGEQGENFNLTVGALRAAKITNAVSKFHGEVANRMWAHCEGRSEIISITNAQNRRYWTDKGMQAALDSHEDYELLARKKHLKRQLFNIVADQTGKMFDPDVLTIVWARRFAEYKRPGLLKLDFERFKALIERTEHPIQVIWAGKPYPFDTSAVNLFNELIHISHQFKRMAVLAGYELELSAILKKGSDIWLNTPRVSREASGTSGMSASMNGTLHLSTDDGWHPEFAINGMNAFTIPPIDHSTPTEEQDREDNKNLMDMLEDQIIPLYYDRPEQWTHMMKRAMADVIPKFDSGRMAHEYYELMYK, translated from the coding sequence ATGATCCTGCATGATTACGACTTCGACCCAAAGTACGCCAAACCCGTTGCCTACTTCTCCATGGAGTTTGCCATCCACCAGGCCCTCAAAATCTATTCGGGCGGCCTGGGGTTCCTCGCGGGTTCCCACATGCGCAGCGCCTACGACCTGCGCCAGAACATGGTCGGTGTGGGCATTCTGTGGAGCTACGGCTACTATGACCAGGGGCGGCACGAGGACCGCAGCCTCAAGATCAACTTTATCCGCAAGCACTACTACTTCCTCAAAGACCTCGGCATCTGCGCCACGGTGAAGATCCACGGGCAGGACGTCCATATCAAGGCGTACTACCTCCCGCCGGACATCTTCTCGTCGGCCCCGGTAGTCCTGCTTTCGACGGACATCCCGGAAAACGACTTCCTTGCGCGCACCATCACCCACAAGCTCTACGACGCCAACGAGGAGACGCGCATCTCCCAGGAGATCGTGTTGGGAATCGGCGGCGTCAAAGTCCTGGAGTCCCTCAAACACAGTGTGGATATCTACCACCTCAACGAGGGGCACGCCCTCCCGCTGGCATATGAACTCTACAAGCGCTACGGAACGCTCGACGAGCTGAAGCAGCACGTCGCCTTTACGACGCACACACCCGAAGCCGCCGGCAACGAGGAGCACAATATCCACCTGCTGCACCGCTTCGGCTTCTTTAACGGGCTGTCGCTCGAAGAGGTCCGTCAGGTCACGGGAGAACAGGGGGAGAACTTCAACCTGACCGTGGGCGCCCTGCGCGCAGCGAAGATCACCAACGCCGTCTCCAAGTTCCACGGGGAAGTGGCGAACCGCATGTGGGCGCACTGCGAGGGGCGTTCGGAGATTATCTCCATTACCAACGCCCAGAACCGCCGCTACTGGACGGACAAAGGGATGCAGGCCGCCCTGGACAGCCACGAGGATTACGAACTGCTGGCCCGCAAAAAGCACCTCAAGCGCCAGCTCTTCAACATTGTCGCCGACCAGACCGGCAAGATGTTCGACCCGGACGTGCTCACCATCGTCTGGGCCCGCCGTTTCGCAGAGTATAAACGCCCGGGGCTCCTCAAGCTGGACTTCGAACGTTTCAAAGCGCTGATCGAACGGACGGAACACCCCATCCAGGTCATCTGGGCCGGGAAACCGTACCCCTTCGACACCAGTGCGGTCAACCTCTTCAACGAGCTGATCCACATCAGCCACCAGTTCAAGCGTATGGCGGTTCTGGCGGGGTACGAACTGGAACTCTCCGCGATCCTCAAAAAGGGGAGCGATATCTGGCTGAACACGCCGCGCGTCTCGCGCGAAGCGAGCGGTACGAGCGGGATGAGCGCGAGCATGAACGGCACGCTGCACCTCTCCACGGACGACGGGTGGCACCCCGAGTTCGCCATCAACGGGATGAACGCCTTTACCATCCCGCCGATCGACCACAGCACCCCGACGGAGGAGCAGGACCGAGAGGATAACAAGAACCTCATGGATATGCTCGAAGACCAGATCATCCCGCTCTATTACGACCGCCCCGAACAGTGGACGCACATGATGAAGCGCGCGATGGCGGACGTCATTCCGAAGTTCGACTCGGGCCGGATGGCACACGAATACTACGAACTGATGTACAAGTAA
- a CDS encoding glucose-6-phosphate isomerase, producing MLRFDRDFTFEGTEAQHRVMEEAFAVVTEEHKGRIGYYDLPEGSQALVEAAKALETQNSLLASGAVTDIAVIGIGGSSLGIKAVDSLLASRGGNTRVLHFFENSDPIDITRTMAKLTKEKTLFIVISKSGGTIETTSIFKTLIAHFGLELEGVDRERVIVITDKGSSLSQFGDAYGLGQYNIPDNVGGRFSVLSAVGIIPLTLAGYNTAALLEGAGSFLGSFFEGKEQHLLEKACFIYEHDREHSVNVLFSYANDLENFTKWYVQLWGESLGKIDAMGSHVGMTPVGLIGSVDQHSFLQLLIEGPKDKTVTFISIEDFGAPLTIPEISLKHIEKTDFINGKSFSTLINAQCAATRESLVRSGVPTDGIVIEQIDAASIGAMIIYYELLTSLVGAMLLVNTYDQPGVELGKVILYETFTDKG from the coding sequence ATGTTACGTTTTGATCGCGATTTTACGTTTGAGGGTACCGAGGCACAGCACCGTGTCATGGAGGAGGCGTTTGCCGTCGTGACCGAAGAGCACAAAGGGCGCATCGGTTATTATGACCTGCCCGAAGGTTCTCAGGCGCTGGTGGAAGCGGCCAAAGCGCTGGAGACGCAGAACAGCCTGCTGGCATCGGGGGCGGTCACGGACATCGCCGTTATCGGCATCGGCGGCTCTTCGCTGGGGATCAAGGCGGTGGATTCGCTGCTGGCGTCCCGGGGTGGCAACACCCGTGTACTCCACTTTTTCGAGAACTCCGACCCCATTGACATCACCCGAACGATGGCGAAGCTGACGAAGGAGAAGACCCTCTTCATCGTCATCTCCAAGTCCGGCGGCACGATCGAGACGACCTCCATCTTCAAGACGCTCATCGCGCACTTCGGCCTGGAGCTTGAGGGTGTGGACCGTGAGCGTGTCATCGTCATCACGGACAAAGGCTCCAGCCTGTCGCAGTTTGGCGACGCCTACGGCCTGGGCCAGTACAACATCCCCGACAACGTCGGCGGGCGCTTCTCCGTCCTCAGCGCGGTCGGCATCATCCCGCTGACCCTGGCCGGTTACAACACGGCTGCACTGCTGGAGGGGGCGGGCAGTTTTCTCGGCTCCTTCTTCGAGGGCAAAGAGCAGCATCTGCTGGAGAAGGCGTGCTTCATCTACGAGCATGACCGGGAGCACTCCGTCAACGTCCTCTTCTCCTATGCCAACGACCTGGAGAACTTCACCAAGTGGTACGTGCAGCTCTGGGGCGAATCCCTGGGCAAGATCGATGCAATGGGATCGCACGTCGGCATGACGCCGGTGGGGCTGATCGGTTCGGTGGACCAGCACTCCTTCTTACAGCTGCTGATCGAAGGGCCGAAGGACAAGACGGTCACCTTTATCAGCATCGAGGATTTCGGCGCGCCGCTGACGATCCCGGAGATTTCGCTCAAACATATCGAAAAGACCGACTTCATCAACGGCAAGAGCTTCAGCACCCTTATCAACGCCCAGTGCGCCGCCACCCGCGAAAGCCTTGTACGCAGCGGCGTACCGACGGACGGTATCGTCATTGAACAGATCGATGCCGCGAGCATCGGCGCCATGATCATCTACTATGAGCTGCTGACGTCGCTCGTCGGCGCGATGCTGCTGGTCAACACCTATGACCAGCCGGGCGTCGAGCTCGGCAAGGTGATCCTCTACGAAACATTTACAGACAAAGGCTGA
- the glgB gene encoding 1,4-alpha-glucan branching protein GlgB — protein sequence MTIHYDISRFSELDIYLFKEGTHTRLFDKMGSHFMEREGVRGVYFAVWAPNAERVSVRGDFNDYDTGRHPLRLRGDGSGIWEGFIEGVEAGLTYKYHIVSKFHNIVHDKADPFAFFAEVPSNSASRIWELDTYTWNDAEWLGTRAAHNAHDAPVSVYEMHLGSWRRKVEESDRYLTYLELADELVAYLKEMNYTHVEFMPLTEYPYYGSWGYQVTGYYSATSRYGEPHELMFLIDALHQNGIGVIMDWVPSHFAVDMHGLINFDGTALYEHEDPRQGYHPEWGSIIFNYGRNEVRAFLISSALFWLEKYHIDGIRVDAVASMLYLNYAREEGEWVPNEHGGNENLEAVAFLRQLNTSAYAAFPDIMMIAEESTAWPMVTRPTDVGGLGFGFKWNMGWMHDTLAYMHRDPVYRQHHHDQLTFSMWYAFDENFMLPLSHDEVVHMKGSLINKMPGDTNQKFANLRALYGYMMAHPGKKLLFMGGEFAQYAEWAYKHSLEWHLLEFPLHQGLQAMMAELNRLYRSEPALYLHDVERKGFEWIDDADYTHNCISFMRKSDNPDETVYVVCNFADETREGYRLALPDGGEYVEIFNSQAKAYEGWEIGNDGVIYAEETPMYGRPFSLAMTLPPMAVVYLKKRSAQ from the coding sequence ATGACGATCCATTACGATATCTCCCGCTTTTCCGAACTCGACATCTACCTTTTCAAAGAGGGGACCCACACCAGACTGTTTGACAAGATGGGGTCGCACTTCATGGAGCGTGAGGGTGTCCGCGGCGTCTATTTCGCCGTCTGGGCACCCAATGCGGAGCGTGTCAGTGTCCGCGGGGATTTCAACGACTACGATACCGGGCGCCACCCGCTGCGGTTGCGCGGGGACGGTTCGGGCATCTGGGAAGGGTTCATCGAGGGGGTCGAAGCGGGCCTGACCTACAAGTACCATATCGTCTCGAAGTTCCATAACATCGTGCATGACAAAGCCGACCCGTTCGCCTTCTTCGCGGAGGTGCCCTCCAACTCCGCATCGCGGATCTGGGAGCTCGACACCTACACCTGGAACGATGCGGAGTGGCTGGGAACGCGCGCCGCGCACAACGCTCACGACGCCCCCGTCAGCGTCTACGAGATGCACCTTGGCTCCTGGCGGCGCAAAGTCGAGGAGAGTGACCGTTACCTGACCTACCTCGAGCTGGCGGATGAACTGGTCGCCTATCTCAAGGAGATGAACTATACCCACGTCGAGTTCATGCCGCTGACCGAGTACCCCTACTACGGTTCCTGGGGCTACCAGGTGACGGGCTACTACAGCGCGACGTCACGCTACGGGGAGCCGCATGAGCTCATGTTCCTTATCGACGCCCTGCACCAAAACGGCATCGGCGTCATCATGGACTGGGTGCCGTCGCACTTCGCCGTCGACATGCACGGGCTGATCAACTTCGACGGCACCGCACTGTACGAGCACGAGGACCCGCGGCAGGGGTACCACCCGGAGTGGGGGAGCATCATCTTCAACTACGGCCGCAACGAAGTCCGGGCTTTCCTGATCAGTTCCGCGCTCTTCTGGCTGGAGAAGTACCACATCGACGGGATCCGGGTCGACGCCGTCGCCTCGATGCTCTACCTCAACTATGCCCGGGAAGAGGGCGAATGGGTCCCGAACGAGCACGGCGGCAACGAGAACCTCGAAGCGGTGGCCTTCCTGCGCCAGCTCAACACCTCCGCCTACGCGGCCTTCCCGGACATCATGATGATCGCGGAGGAGTCGACCGCCTGGCCGATGGTGACACGCCCGACCGACGTCGGCGGGCTCGGGTTCGGCTTCAAATGGAACATGGGGTGGATGCACGATACGCTGGCCTACATGCACCGCGACCCGGTCTACCGCCAGCACCACCACGACCAGCTCACTTTCAGCATGTGGTACGCCTTTGACGAGAACTTCATGCTGCCGTTGAGCCATGACGAGGTCGTCCATATGAAAGGCTCCCTCATCAACAAGATGCCCGGGGACACGAACCAGAAGTTCGCGAACCTCCGCGCGCTCTACGGCTACATGATGGCCCACCCGGGCAAGAAGCTGCTCTTCATGGGCGGCGAGTTCGCCCAGTACGCCGAGTGGGCGTACAAGCACAGCCTGGAGTGGCACCTGCTGGAATTCCCGCTGCACCAGGGGCTGCAGGCGATGATGGCGGAGCTCAACCGGCTCTACCGCAGCGAACCGGCACTCTACCTGCACGACGTGGAACGCAAGGGGTTCGAATGGATCGATGACGCCGACTACACCCACAACTGCATCAGCTTCATGCGCAAAAGCGACAACCCCGACGAGACGGTTTATGTCGTCTGCAACTTTGCCGACGAGACGCGCGAGGGGTACCGCCTGGCACTGCCGGACGGCGGCGAATACGTGGAAATCTTCAACTCGCAGGCCAAGGCATACGAAGGGTGGGAGATCGGCAACGACGGCGTGATTTACGCCGAGGAGACGCCGATGTACGGCCGTCCCTTCTCGCTCGCGATGACGCTGCCGCCGATGGCCGTCGTCTATCTGAAAAAACGGAGTGCCCAATAG
- the glgA gene encoding glycogen synthase GlgA, producing the protein MTSFNILLAASEVVPFAKSGGLADVAGALPKALRAQGHDVRVVMPRYYIVDVEKYKLKKLDGSLGVPMGSMGEAWAAIYEGVLPGSDVPVYFIDHEGFFGRKGLYDEDGQAYGDNDNRFIFFSKAVLQLAKKLRFKPDVIHTNDWHTAAIPLLINTTYAFDPDFENTGTLLTIHNLQHQGKFYKGAMDVLGVGWEHYNADELEEFGGINLLKAGIVHADAVNAVSRKYASEIRTAEFGWGLEGLIDANANKLYGILNGVDYDEWSPAVDPFIAKHFDADNLAGKALCKQDLQRKFNLPERADVPLIGLVGRLADQKGIGLLAGAIWNLMELDIQIVLLGTGEKWAEHFFSDVAAKYPDKFACYIGYRNDLAHRIEAGSDMFLMPSLFEPCGLNQIYSLRYGTLPIVRATGGLDDTIVNYGNDQQSGTGFKFDFATPDALSNTVKWAVETWYEDPDAIDQMRLNAMEQRFDWEVAAEAYSDIYCHIIGGRRSSRHQ; encoded by the coding sequence ATGACATCATTCAATATTCTGCTGGCGGCATCCGAAGTCGTCCCTTTCGCCAAAAGCGGCGGTCTCGCCGATGTAGCGGGTGCGCTTCCCAAGGCGCTGCGGGCCCAGGGCCACGACGTGCGCGTCGTCATGCCGCGCTACTATATCGTCGACGTCGAGAAGTACAAGCTCAAGAAGCTTGATGGCTCCCTGGGCGTGCCGATGGGCAGCATGGGCGAAGCGTGGGCGGCGATCTACGAAGGGGTCCTCCCCGGCAGTGACGTCCCCGTCTACTTTATCGACCACGAGGGCTTTTTCGGGCGCAAAGGGCTCTACGACGAGGACGGCCAGGCGTACGGCGACAACGACAACCGTTTCATCTTCTTCTCCAAGGCTGTTCTGCAGCTGGCCAAGAAGCTGCGCTTCAAACCCGACGTCATCCATACCAACGACTGGCATACGGCGGCGATCCCGCTGCTGATCAACACGACCTACGCTTTCGACCCCGATTTCGAGAATACGGGGACGCTGCTGACGATCCACAACCTCCAGCACCAGGGCAAGTTCTATAAAGGCGCGATGGATGTGCTCGGGGTCGGCTGGGAACACTACAACGCCGACGAACTCGAGGAGTTCGGGGGGATCAACCTGCTCAAGGCCGGGATCGTCCACGCCGACGCCGTCAATGCCGTCAGCCGCAAGTACGCCAGCGAGATCCGTACGGCGGAGTTCGGCTGGGGGCTGGAAGGGCTTATCGATGCCAATGCCAACAAGCTCTACGGCATCCTCAACGGTGTCGATTACGACGAATGGAGCCCGGCGGTCGATCCCTTTATCGCCAAGCATTTCGATGCCGACAACCTTGCCGGGAAAGCGCTCTGCAAACAGGATTTACAGCGTAAATTCAACCTGCCGGAGCGTGCGGATGTTCCGTTGATCGGCCTCGTCGGCCGCCTCGCGGATCAGAAGGGGATCGGGCTGCTGGCAGGGGCCATCTGGAACCTGATGGAGCTGGATATCCAGATCGTGCTGCTGGGCACCGGCGAGAAGTGGGCGGAACACTTCTTCAGCGACGTGGCCGCCAAATACCCCGACAAATTCGCCTGCTACATCGGCTACCGCAACGACCTGGCGCACCGCATCGAGGCAGGCAGCGACATGTTCCTGATGCCCTCGCTCTTCGAACCCTGCGGGCTCAACCAGATCTACAGCCTCCGCTACGGTACGCTGCCCATCGTGCGCGCCACCGGCGGCCTGGACGATACGATCGTGAACTACGGCAACGATCAGCAGAGCGGCACCGGCTTCAAGTTCGATTTCGCGACGCCGGATGCACTCTCCAATACCGTCAAGTGGGCGGTGGAGACGTGGTACGAGGACCCGGATGCCATCGACCAGATGCGTCTCAACGCGATGGAACAGCGTTTCGACTGGGAAGTCGCGGCCGAGGCCTACAGCGACATCTACTGCCATATCATCGGCGGACGCCGCAGCAGCCGCCACCAATAA
- a CDS encoding glycogen/starch synthase yields the protein MRKPKVLFAASEVYPFAKTGGLADVGYSLPKALSDDFDVTVVMPLYLTVDRRKFAIEGPTDYFDVMLGSERRTVSVYESRYEGRHYLFVYEPQLCDRDYLYGAPGEGYDDNAQRFGLFSYAVTELARRMQSDIVHLNDWQTALAALIIAEDETIRARTVYTIHNLAYQGDFPKGALTELGIDKRHFTLEGVEFYDRVNLMKAGIGFADAVTTVSPTYAEEILTHRFGCGLEGYLEKHRTRLSGIANGIDTEHFSPQTDESLLRPYKTPRGKLSNKKRYLAEAGLEDAGLPLFIFIGRFTWQKGIDILLEALPQMALMPCNIAILGEGEPQYHPRFEAVAAAHPNVHLFFGYDEGVAHRMYAAADFLLMPSLFEPCGLNQMIAAHYGAVPIVHAVGGLADTVAPIARLQESPAPCGIPFDDATPEALMAAVETALELHHDTKAWSRAATHNMNADVSWGQSAAAYAALYRKISGGAVK from the coding sequence ATGCGTAAGCCGAAGGTACTCTTCGCGGCCAGCGAGGTGTACCCGTTTGCCAAGACCGGCGGTCTGGCAGACGTCGGTTACAGCCTGCCCAAGGCGCTCTCAGACGATTTTGACGTGACCGTGGTGATGCCGCTCTATCTGACGGTGGACCGCCGCAAATTTGCCATTGAAGGTCCGACGGACTACTTTGACGTGATGCTGGGATCGGAGCGCCGTACCGTCTCCGTGTATGAAAGCCGCTACGAGGGACGGCACTACCTCTTCGTCTATGAACCGCAGCTCTGTGACCGCGATTACCTCTACGGAGCGCCGGGGGAGGGGTACGACGACAACGCGCAGCGTTTCGGCCTCTTCAGCTATGCGGTGACGGAACTGGCCCGGCGTATGCAGAGCGACATCGTCCATCTCAACGACTGGCAGACCGCCCTGGCGGCGCTGATCATCGCCGAAGACGAGACGATCAGGGCGCGGACCGTCTATACGATCCACAACCTCGCTTACCAGGGTGACTTCCCGAAAGGGGCCCTTACCGAGCTGGGGATCGACAAGCGCCATTTCACCCTCGAAGGGGTCGAGTTCTATGACCGGGTCAACCTGATGAAGGCGGGCATCGGCTTTGCGGATGCCGTGACGACGGTGAGCCCCACGTACGCGGAGGAGATCCTTACCCACCGGTTCGGCTGCGGGCTGGAAGGGTACCTGGAGAAACACCGCACCCGCCTGAGCGGCATTGCCAACGGCATCGACACGGAGCACTTTTCACCGCAGACGGACGAGAGTCTTCTGCGCCCCTACAAGACGCCGCGGGGGAAACTGTCGAACAAGAAGCGCTACCTGGCGGAAGCGGGGCTGGAAGATGCGGGGCTGCCGCTCTTTATCTTCATCGGGCGATTCACCTGGCAGAAGGGGATCGACATCCTCCTCGAAGCGCTCCCGCAGATGGCGTTGATGCCCTGCAACATCGCCATCCTGGGCGAAGGCGAACCCCAGTACCACCCACGCTTCGAAGCGGTGGCGGCGGCCCATCCGAACGTCCACCTCTTTTTCGGTTACGACGAGGGGGTGGCCCACCGGATGTACGCGGCGGCGGATTTCCTGCTGATGCCCTCCCTGTTCGAGCCCTGCGGTCTCAACCAGATGATCGCGGCGCACTACGGCGCCGTGCCGATCGTCCACGCCGTCGGGGGGCTTGCCGATACCGTTGCACCGATCGCACGGTTGCAGGAGTCACCTGCGCCCTGCGGGATCCCGTTCGACGACGCGACGCCGGAAGCCCTGATGGCGGCCGTTGAAACGGCCCTGGAACTCCATCACGACACGAAGGCGTGGTCAAGGGCCGCAACCCACAATATGAACGCGGACGTCTCCTGGGGCCAAAGTGCCGCAGCCTACGCCGCTTTGTACCGGAAAATCAGCGGGGGCGCGGTAAAATGA
- a CDS encoding UTP--glucose-1-phosphate uridylyltransferase, with protein MSEIRYDKLHDVHVLIAPERLHRPDCIPKRLKAYRHVAKCPFCEGNEALTPPEIFAIRSAGSFANEPGWKTRVVPNLYKAVQIETPDKHHYGIFEYHEGFGAHEVIIDTPEHHTSMTQWSESEVVNWLTTLGARVADLRRDMRIGYISLFKNEGTDAGATQPHSHTQLIGLPILPNTQRAYYERSARYYREHGRALVAAVVDHERQAEERIIAEQGGFTAFCPFASAYPFEVIIASETRRGQIDTLAPEAFEALAPLLLDVLLKLERQLGCLAFNLEIATPPFAAPEEAPAHTTADDMFRFMLRIQPRLYRHGGFELSTQMMINPVAPETAARLLRGEPDA; from the coding sequence ATGTCTGAGATCCGTTACGACAAGCTGCACGACGTGCATGTGCTCATTGCGCCCGAACGGCTCCACCGCCCCGACTGCATCCCCAAACGCCTTAAGGCGTATCGCCATGTCGCCAAATGCCCCTTCTGCGAGGGGAACGAAGCGCTCACACCGCCGGAGATTTTCGCTATCCGCAGCGCGGGGAGCTTCGCAAACGAGCCGGGTTGGAAGACCCGCGTCGTCCCCAATCTCTACAAGGCTGTGCAGATCGAAACGCCCGATAAGCATCACTACGGGATCTTCGAATACCATGAGGGGTTCGGCGCCCACGAGGTGATCATCGACACGCCGGAACACCATACCTCCATGACGCAGTGGAGCGAAAGCGAGGTCGTCAACTGGCTGACGACGCTCGGCGCACGGGTGGCCGACCTGCGGCGCGACATGCGGATCGGCTATATCTCGCTGTTCAAAAACGAGGGGACCGATGCGGGGGCGACCCAGCCCCATTCGCATACCCAGCTCATCGGCCTGCCGATCCTGCCCAATACGCAGCGGGCCTATTACGAGCGGAGCGCGCGCTATTACCGCGAACACGGCAGGGCGCTGGTCGCGGCGGTCGTCGATCACGAGCGCCAGGCGGAGGAGCGCATTATCGCCGAGCAGGGAGGCTTTACGGCCTTCTGCCCCTTTGCGAGCGCCTACCCGTTCGAGGTGATTATCGCTTCGGAAACACGGCGCGGCCAGATCGACACCCTCGCCCCGGAGGCATTCGAAGCCCTGGCGCCGCTGCTGCTGGACGTGCTTTTGAAACTGGAACGGCAGCTGGGATGCCTGGCCTTCAATCTCGAGATCGCCACGCCCCCTTTTGCGGCACCGGAGGAGGCCCCGGCGCATACGACGGCGGACGATATGTTCCGTTTTATGCTCCGTATCCAGCCGCGTCTCTACCGGCACGGGGGCTTCGAACTCTCGACACAGATGATGATCAACCCCGTTGCCCCCGAAACGGCAGCCAGACTGCTGCGGGGTGAGCCTGATGCGTAA
- a CDS encoding glycoside hydrolase family 57 protein: MGQSVMETAPLNLAFIWHMHQPDYRDSSGVMTMPWVFLHAIKDYYEMPWLLTRFPGLKATFNVTPPLIEQLNLYRDPLVNDAFLALWIKPVEKLEENERAWMVKMCKSTQFETMVRPLPRYAALFHRDDYSPEQLLELQVLFMLAWCGNYLRHNSSVVKKLLAQRDAYSQRDKHALLEELTAFVATILPFYAKLQKAGRIAVSTTPYNHPILPLLLDMENAKRANPHTTLPANPLSLESDAAEQVSRAVALYKKTFGTDPVGFWPAEGAVDERSVGIYRNHALKWIATDEEILFRSLRSDARDNLYSPYRFDGVTMGFRDHGLSDLIGFTYRFKPADEAADHFVRALGGIGAKQHGRTVFVILDGENAWEFFENNAYDFFMALYARLERTGGIETVTMNEVALQPDQPTLSRLAPGSWIYGNFDTWSGHAEKNRAWELIYQTRRDADHHEGRVDPETAEKIRFHFLAAECSDWFWWYGDDHATDFAEEFDALFRDHLIAIYRLLEMQPPADLFEPIISQKGRDAFLTYPQSPVSPIIDGKESSFFEWLGSGTVDERKGYSTMDRVRGPVEKIHYGHDEERVYLAFEGDTDRLRAQGCTLIITVEENGRKVVLPMTKPLQDERVDFAFDERPELSLSRGGFIGLDVFHLRFEITRGEEIVQTLPGYGSLHIDMNETYAEHWFV, translated from the coding sequence GTGGGCCAGAGCGTGATGGAAACGGCACCGTTGAACCTGGCGTTTATCTGGCATATGCACCAGCCCGACTACCGGGACAGCAGCGGTGTCATGACGATGCCATGGGTCTTTCTGCACGCCATCAAGGACTATTACGAGATGCCGTGGCTCCTGACCCGGTTCCCGGGACTCAAAGCCACGTTCAACGTGACGCCGCCGCTGATCGAGCAGCTGAACCTCTACCGCGATCCGCTGGTCAACGACGCCTTTTTGGCCCTGTGGATCAAACCGGTGGAAAAGCTGGAAGAGAATGAGCGCGCCTGGATGGTCAAGATGTGCAAATCGACGCAGTTCGAGACCATGGTACGGCCGCTGCCGCGCTACGCGGCGCTCTTCCACCGCGACGACTACAGTCCTGAGCAGCTGCTGGAGCTGCAGGTGCTCTTTATGCTGGCATGGTGCGGCAACTATCTGCGCCACAACAGCAGCGTGGTCAAGAAGCTTCTGGCGCAGCGCGACGCCTATTCCCAGCGGGACAAGCACGCACTGCTCGAGGAGCTCACGGCCTTTGTGGCGACGATCCTGCCGTTTTACGCAAAACTGCAGAAAGCGGGCCGTATCGCCGTGTCGACGACGCCGTACAACCACCCCATCCTGCCGCTGCTGCTCGATATGGAAAATGCCAAACGGGCCAACCCCCATACGACACTGCCGGCAAACCCCCTCTCCCTGGAATCGGATGCGGCAGAACAGGTCAGCCGTGCGGTCGCCCTGTACAAAAAGACGTTCGGCACGGACCCGGTCGGGTTCTGGCCGGCGGAAGGGGCGGTGGACGAGCGCAGCGTCGGGATCTACCGGAACCACGCTCTGAAGTGGATCGCGACGGACGAGGAGATTCTTTTCCGTTCGCTCAGGAGTGACGCGCGCGACAACCTCTACAGCCCCTACCGTTTCGACGGGGTGACGATGGGCTTCCGCGACCACGGCCTCAGCGACCTCATCGGTTTCACCTACCGGTTCAAACCCGCCGACGAAGCGGCCGATCACTTTGTCCGTGCCCTCGGCGGCATCGGCGCAAAGCAGCACGGGCGGACCGTTTTTGTCATCCTCGACGGTGAGAACGCCTGGGAGTTCTTCGAGAACAACGCCTATGACTTCTTCATGGCGCTCTATGCCCGCCTGGAACGCACCGGCGGGATCGAGACGGTCACGATGAACGAGGTCGCGCTCCAGCCGGACCAGCCGACACTCTCCCGTCTGGCGCCGGGAAGCTGGATCTACGGGAATTTCGATACCTGGAGCGGGCACGCCGAAAAGAACAGAGCCTGGGAACTGATCTATCAGACGCGCCGTGATGCCGATCACCACGAGGGCAGGGTCGATCCGGAAACGGCGGAAAAGATCCGGTTTCATTTCCTGGCCGCCGAATGTAGCGACTGGTTCTGGTGGTACGGCGATGACCATGCGACGGATTTCGCCGAGGAGTTCGACGCGCTTTTCCGCGACCATCTCATCGCCATCTACCGCCTGCTGGAGATGCAGCCCCCTGCCGACCTTTTCGAGCCGATCATCTCCCAGAAGGGCCGCGACGCCTTCCTGACCTACCCGCAGAGCCCTGTTTCGCCCATCATCGACGGGAAAGAGTCGAGCTTTTTCGAGTGGCTCGGCAGCGGTACGGTCGACGAGCGCAAGGGGTATTCGACGATGGACCGCGTCCGCGGTCCGGTCGAGAAGATCCACTACGGGCATGACGAAGAGCGGGTCTACCTTGCGTTTGAAGGGGATACCGACAGGCTGCGCGCCCAGGGGTGTACCCTGATTATCACGGTTGAGGAGAACGGCAGGAAAGTCGTTCTCCCGATGACGAAACCCCTGCAGGACGAGCGCGTCGATTTCGCCTTCGACGAACGTCCGGAACTGTCGCTTTCGCGCGGGGGCTTCATCGGCCTGGATGTCTTCCATCTGCGCTTTGAGATCACGCGCGGGGAGGAGATCGTCCAGACCCTGCCGGGGTACGGGTCGCTGCATATCGATATGAATGAAACTTACGCGGAGCACTGGTTTGTCTAG